From Senegalia massiliensis, a single genomic window includes:
- a CDS encoding site-specific integrase produces the protein MQGGVRRRGKRWYYYFDAGVVDGKRKKIERVGGNTKKEALEALRKALNEFEKAGTILDETEMSTADYFDYWYKEYVLINCKYNTQEYYRRIIKNHIKPSLGIYKIKSLNAAKLQEFINDKHINGYSKSSLSNFLGVLSKALKMAVYPYQLIKESPMQYVKIPKIQEDKKDEDNLKIISKKDFNKIIKRFPMESTFYIPLQIGFHTGMRAGEVCGLTWNHVDLESNTISVTKTLIPKGKGIWELGPPKTQSSYRTIVIGQTLVDILKKHKKWQIENKLRYGKYYKESNFVCTKENGTHVTTNTLKYLSRVVNYELMIDFNFHSLRHTHATMLLEAGANIKDIQERLGHSKLSTTMDTYSHVTNKMKKESVDIFEKIISNNK, from the coding sequence ATGCAAGGTGGAGTTAGACGTAGAGGAAAAAGGTGGTATTACTACTTTGATGCAGGAGTTGTGGATGGTAAAAGAAAAAAGATTGAACGTGTAGGTGGCAATACTAAGAAAGAAGCTCTAGAAGCTTTAAGAAAGGCTCTCAATGAGTTTGAGAAGGCTGGTACTATATTGGATGAAACAGAAATGAGCACAGCTGATTATTTTGATTACTGGTACAAAGAATATGTACTAATTAATTGTAAATATAATACTCAAGAATATTATAGACGTATTATAAAAAATCATATAAAACCTAGCTTAGGTATATATAAAATAAAATCTCTTAATGCAGCTAAATTGCAAGAATTTATAAACGATAAACATATCAATGGGTATTCTAAAAGTTCTTTATCTAATTTTTTAGGGGTTCTTTCTAAAGCTTTAAAGATGGCAGTATATCCATATCAGTTAATTAAAGAGAGTCCTATGCAATATGTAAAAATACCTAAAATTCAAGAAGATAAAAAAGATGAAGATAATCTTAAAATTATATCTAAAAAAGATTTTAATAAAATTATAAAAAGATTTCCAATGGAAAGTACATTCTATATACCTTTACAAATTGGTTTTCATACAGGTATGAGAGCTGGAGAAGTTTGTGGATTAACATGGAATCATGTAGATTTAGAATCAAATACAATATCAGTCACTAAAACTCTTATACCTAAAGGAAAAGGTATATGGGAATTAGGTCCTCCTAAAACTCAATCTTCATATAGAACTATTGTAATAGGTCAAACATTAGTAGATATTTTAAAAAAGCATAAGAAATGGCAAATAGAAAATAAATTAAGATATGGTAAGTATTATAAAGAATCTAATTTTGTATGTACTAAAGAAAATGGAACTCATGTAACTACAAATACTTTAAAATATTTATCTAGAGTGGTTAACTATGAATTAATGATAGATTTTAATTTTCACTCATTAAGACATACTCATGCTACTATGCTATTAGAAGCAGGAGCAAATATAAAAGATATTCAGGAAAGATTAGGTCATTCTAAGTTATCAACAACAATGGATACTTATTCTCATGTTACCAACAAAATGAAAAAAGAAAGTGTTGATATATTCGAAAAAATTATATCTAATAATAAGTAA
- the rlmD gene encoding 23S rRNA (uracil(1939)-C(5))-methyltransferase RlmD translates to MKSKVKVGSTYKVEIIDLNHRGQGVAKIENFAVFINDAIPGDIGNIKIITAKKNYGVGEFVEITKPSKWRIEAPCHVVDSCGGCQIQKIDYDAQLDIKRKKVTDDMERIAKLEDIKIHETIGMEEPFRYRNKAQFPVQSGEDFVKIGFYKRGTHEIVDTNKCIIQHPITDKIIKVMREYMKNYKVQPYDEKKGTGIIRHILTKTSFKTGDLMLVLITNGKKLPYKDELIKSIVENIEGIKSIIQNINTRKSNVILGKETITLWGEDKIVDYIEDIKFNISPLSFFQVNPIQTEKLYNKALEYADLKGDETVFDLYCGIGSISLFLAKKAKKVYGIEVVKPAIEDAKKNAQINGIDNAEFYLGKAEEVFPKIYKQGIRADVVVVDPPRKGCDEKVLDTIIKMNPKKVVYVSCNPSTLARDLKYLDESGYKTREIQPVDMFPHTVHVESITLLN, encoded by the coding sequence TTGAAATCAAAAGTTAAGGTAGGTAGTACTTATAAAGTAGAAATAATAGATTTAAATCATAGAGGACAAGGGGTTGCAAAAATTGAAAACTTTGCAGTATTTATAAATGATGCAATACCAGGAGATATAGGTAATATAAAAATAATTACAGCAAAAAAGAACTATGGAGTAGGTGAATTTGTAGAAATTACTAAACCTTCAAAATGGAGAATAGAAGCACCTTGTCATGTAGTAGATAGTTGTGGTGGCTGTCAAATTCAAAAAATAGATTATGATGCTCAATTAGATATAAAGAGAAAAAAAGTAACTGATGATATGGAAAGAATAGCAAAATTAGAGGATATTAAAATACATGAAACAATAGGAATGGAAGAACCATTTAGATATAGAAACAAAGCACAATTTCCAGTTCAATCTGGGGAAGACTTTGTTAAAATAGGATTTTATAAAAGAGGAACTCATGAAATAGTTGATACAAATAAATGTATAATTCAACATCCTATAACTGATAAAATAATAAAAGTTATGAGAGAGTATATGAAAAACTATAAAGTTCAGCCTTATGATGAAAAGAAAGGTACAGGCATAATAAGACATATATTAACTAAAACATCATTTAAAACAGGAGATTTAATGCTTGTATTAATAACTAATGGTAAAAAACTACCATATAAAGATGAATTGATAAAATCTATAGTAGAAAATATTGAAGGTATTAAAAGTATAATACAAAATATAAACACTAGAAAATCTAATGTAATATTAGGCAAAGAAACTATTACATTATGGGGAGAAGATAAAATAGTTGATTATATAGAAGATATAAAATTTAATATCTCTCCATTATCATTTTTTCAAGTAAATCCAATACAAACAGAAAAATTATATAATAAGGCATTGGAATATGCAGATTTAAAAGGGGATGAAACAGTATTTGACCTATACTGTGGTATAGGAAGTATATCATTGTTTTTAGCAAAAAAAGCTAAAAAAGTATATGGAATAGAAGTAGTAAAGCCAGCTATAGAAGATGCTAAAAAGAACGCTCAAATAAATGGGATAGATAATGCAGAATTTTATCTAGGAAAAGCAGAAGAAGTATTTCCTAAGATTTATAAACAAGGAATAAGAGCAGATGTTGTAGTAGTAGATCCACCTAGAAAAGGGTGTGATGAAAAAGTGTTAGATACTATAATAAAAATGAACCCTAAAAAGGTAGTATATGTTTCATGTAATCCATCAACCCTTGCAAGAGATTTGAAATACTTAGATGAAAGTGGATATAAGACAAGAGAGATACAACCTGTAGATATGTTTCCACATACTGTTCACGTTGAAAGTATAACCCTACTTAACTAG
- a CDS encoding ImmA/IrrE family metallo-endopeptidase, whose product MVWINDYVRGIIEHCKTSDIYDIYNELDIKIYRVDKKDRILNNNDAFYMRDYYNLEIVFIRDDLEYYFEKFILAHELGHAILHTDIISAAYNKKLINKGKLEKQADYFALKLLNIEIDSIDYEGYTIEQISKSLHVSEKSLEMYSY is encoded by the coding sequence ATGGTTTGGATAAATGATTATGTAAGAGGTATAATAGAACATTGTAAAACAAGTGATATATATGATATTTACAACGAATTAGATATAAAAATATATAGAGTTGATAAAAAAGATAGAATTCTAAATAATAATGATGCTTTCTATATGAGAGATTATTATAATTTAGAAATAGTATTTATTAGAGATGATTTAGAATATTATTTTGAAAAGTTTATTCTTGCACATGAATTAGGACATGCTATTTTACACACAGATATTATTTCTGCTGCATACAATAAGAAACTTATAAATAAAGGTAAACTAGAAAAACAAGCTGATTATTTTGCTCTAAAACTGCTTAACATTGAGATAGATAGTATAGATTATGAAGGTTATACAATAGAGCAAATATCAAAATCATTACATGTAAGTGAAAAAAGTTTAGAAATGTACTCATATTGA
- a CDS encoding helix-turn-helix domain-containing protein has translation MRIRELRKEFDLTQEQLGEKIGQTKSNISKYETGALEPGIDTLNTLAKFFDVSLDYLIGNSDIRNPYKDKPSIPEEFENPEEAVKFLLEQNVIMGFGGFDVHTMSDEEVLEFANELLNHLRLLSYKYRK, from the coding sequence TTGAGAATTAGAGAACTAAGAAAAGAATTTGATTTAACTCAAGAACAATTAGGTGAAAAAATAGGACAAACAAAATCAAATATTTCTAAATATGAAACAGGTGCTTTAGAACCTGGAATAGATACTCTTAATACATTAGCTAAATTCTTTGATGTATCTCTTGATTATCTAATTGGCAACTCCGACATAAGAAATCCTTACAAAGACAAGCCTTCTATACCAGAAGAGTTTGAAAATCCAGAGGAAGCTGTAAAATTCTTATTAGAGCAAAATGTAATCATGGGATTCGGTGGCTTTGATGTTCATACAATGAGTGATGAAGAAGTACTAGAATTTGCAAATGAATTATTAAACCATCTAAGATTACTTAGCTATAAATATAGAAAATAA
- the dapF gene encoding diaminopimelate epimerase: MLFKGGIIIKFTKMHGAGNDFIIINNIIEKIPEEKFSHIAKTLCSRRLSIGADGIMFLDNTAGKADYKMNFLNSDGTHGEMCGNGARCICRYGFEKGLAGKKQIIETISGLVEGVRIDKRRYEIRLNKPTVFKMDFPLEYDGNKYDCSYVELGDLGLPHLIVKLSNLHTLNKENLYNIGKGLRQHKKLKKGANVTFYFIDNEEVYAKTFERGVEDFTLACGTGAGSLGFTLIKKDIVNSGEIRINMPGGILNIILKESNGKYEEIFLVGPTNIVCEGIILDEDFNY, translated from the coding sequence ATTTTATTTAAAGGAGGAATTATAATCAAATTTACAAAAATGCACGGAGCAGGAAATGATTTTATAATAATAAATAATATTATTGAAAAAATTCCAGAAGAAAAGTTTTCGCATATTGCGAAAACTTTATGTTCTAGAAGATTATCAATTGGAGCTGATGGCATTATGTTTTTAGATAATACTGCTGGAAAAGCTGATTATAAAATGAATTTCTTAAACTCTGATGGTACTCATGGAGAAATGTGTGGAAATGGTGCAAGATGTATTTGTAGATATGGATTTGAAAAAGGTCTTGCTGGGAAAAAGCAAATTATTGAAACTATATCAGGATTAGTTGAAGGAGTTAGAATTGATAAAAGAAGATATGAAATTAGACTAAATAAACCAACTGTTTTTAAAATGGATTTTCCTTTAGAATATGATGGAAATAAATATGATTGTTCTTATGTTGAACTTGGAGATCTAGGATTACCACATTTGATAGTTAAATTATCAAACTTACATACTCTAAATAAAGAAAATTTATATAATATTGGCAAAGGATTAAGGCAACATAAAAAACTTAAAAAAGGAGCAAATGTCACTTTTTATTTTATTGATAATGAGGAGGTTTATGCTAAAACTTTTGAAAGAGGAGTCGAAGATTTTACACTAGCATGTGGTACTGGTGCTGGCTCCCTGGGATTTACTTTAATAAAAAAGGATATTGTTAACAGTGGTGAAATTAGAATAAATATGCCAGGTGGTATTCTTAATATTATACTTAAAGAAAGTAATGGAAAATATGAAGAAATTTTTCTTGTTGGTCCCACAAATATTGTATGTGAAGGAATTATTTTAGATGAAGATTTTAATTATTAA